From one Variovorax sp. PBL-H6 genomic stretch:
- a CDS encoding ABC transporter ATP-binding protein gives MNDSKYIEIHGVEQRFKTPKGSFLALRDINLHVAKGEFITLIGHSGCGKSTLLNLIAGLTTPTQGALLCANREIKGPGPERGVVFQNHSLLPWLSCYENVYLAVERVFSATGNKAQLKARTEAALALVGLSAAAQKRPGEISGGMKQRVGIARALSMEPKVLLMDEPFGALDALTRAKLQDELLAIVAKTHSTVVMVTHDVDEAVLLSDRIVMLTNGPAATIGEILSVDLPRPRNRVELAEDPVYVHARKAVIDFLYTRQAHVEKAAA, from the coding sequence ATGAACGATTCGAAGTACATCGAGATCCATGGCGTCGAGCAGCGCTTCAAGACGCCCAAGGGCAGCTTCCTCGCGCTGCGGGACATCAACCTCCACGTCGCCAAGGGCGAGTTCATCACCCTCATCGGGCACTCCGGCTGCGGCAAGTCGACGCTGCTGAACCTGATCGCCGGACTCACCACGCCCACGCAGGGCGCGCTGCTGTGCGCCAACCGGGAGATCAAGGGGCCGGGCCCGGAGCGCGGGGTGGTGTTCCAGAACCATTCGCTGCTGCCGTGGCTCAGCTGCTACGAGAACGTGTATCTCGCAGTAGAGCGCGTGTTCTCGGCCACCGGGAACAAGGCGCAGCTCAAGGCCCGCACGGAGGCCGCGCTCGCGCTGGTGGGCCTCAGCGCGGCCGCGCAGAAGCGCCCCGGCGAGATCTCGGGGGGCATGAAGCAGCGTGTGGGGATCGCCCGCGCGCTGTCGATGGAGCCCAAGGTCCTGCTGATGGACGAGCCCTTCGGCGCCCTCGACGCACTGACGCGCGCCAAGCTGCAGGACGAGCTGCTGGCGATCGTGGCGAAGACGCACAGCACGGTGGTCATGGTCACGCACGACGTGGACGAGGCGGTGCTACTGTCCGACCGGATCGTGATGCTCACCAACGGCCCGGCCGCCACCATCGGCGAGATCCTCTCCGTCGATCTGCCGCGCCCGCGCAACCGCGTGGAACTGGCAGAGGACCCGGTCTACGTCCACGCCCGCAAGGCCGTGATCGACTTTCTCTACACGCGCCAGGCGCACGTGGAAAAGGCCGCGGCCTGA
- the ntrB gene encoding nitrate ABC transporter permease, which produces MVSAVFHSPLDTRGPAAPVSRSPVQPAAITAPAAQDAPPAARLPLDLGWIWLRVLPPILGFALLILVWELVALKSTTGFPAPGAVWQQALTVFSDPFYSKGPNDQGVGWNVLSSLQRVAMGFGLAAVVGIPAGFAIGRFSFLARMFNPLISLLRPVSPLAWLPIGLLVFKGANPAAIWTIFICSIWPMIINTAVGVQRVPSDYMNVARVLDLSEWKILTRILFPAVLPYMLTGVRLAVGTAWLVIVAAEMLTGGVGIGFWVWDEWNNLNVANIIIAIFVIGIVGLVLEFALIRIATAFTFEEVKA; this is translated from the coding sequence ATGGTCAGCGCCGTCTTCCATTCCCCCCTCGACACCCGCGGACCGGCAGCGCCCGTTTCGCGCAGTCCGGTCCAGCCCGCCGCGATCACGGCGCCTGCCGCCCAGGACGCGCCGCCCGCAGCGCGTCTGCCACTCGACCTGGGCTGGATCTGGCTGCGCGTGCTGCCGCCGATCCTCGGCTTCGCGCTCCTGATCCTGGTCTGGGAACTTGTGGCGCTGAAAAGCACCACCGGCTTCCCCGCGCCGGGCGCCGTCTGGCAACAGGCGCTCACGGTGTTCAGCGATCCGTTCTACAGCAAGGGCCCCAACGACCAGGGCGTGGGCTGGAACGTGCTGTCGTCGCTCCAGCGCGTGGCGATGGGCTTCGGACTGGCAGCCGTGGTGGGCATCCCCGCCGGCTTTGCAATCGGACGCTTCAGCTTCCTCGCACGCATGTTCAATCCGCTGATCAGCCTGCTGCGGCCCGTCTCGCCGCTCGCCTGGCTGCCCATCGGCCTGCTGGTCTTCAAGGGCGCCAACCCGGCTGCGATCTGGACCATCTTCATCTGCTCGATCTGGCCCATGATCATCAACACCGCCGTGGGCGTGCAGCGCGTGCCCAGCGACTACATGAACGTGGCGCGGGTGCTCGATCTTTCCGAGTGGAAGATCCTCACCCGGATCCTGTTCCCCGCGGTGCTGCCCTACATGCTGACCGGCGTGCGCCTTGCGGTCGGCACCGCCTGGCTGGTGATCGTCGCGGCCGAGATGCTCACCGGCGGCGTCGGCATCGGCTTCTGGGTCTGGGACGAGTGGAACAACCTCAACGTCGCCAACATCATCATCGCGATCTTCGTGATCGGCATCGTCGGGCTGGTGCTCGAGTTCGCGCTGATCCGGATCGCCACCGCGTTCACGTTCGAAGAGGTGAAGGCATGA
- a CDS encoding CmpA/NrtA family ABC transporter substrate-binding protein — MNELLEPKLSRRRVLQTAALGVTGLDPALRAAVWAAGSDKPEKEEVKIGFIPLTDCASVVMASVLGMDRKYGVKIVPSKEASWAGVRDKLVNGELDMAHVLYGLVYGVHVGVGGPKKDMAVLMGLNRNGQSITLSKALADKGAVDAASLARLMAKDKREYTFAGTFPTSTHTMWLNYWLASAGISPVKDAKVIVVPPPQMVANMRVGNMDGFCVGEPWGQRAIIDKIGVTAITTQDIWRDHPEKVLGTRGEFVKANPNTCRAVMMAVMEAGKWIDANLQNKTRMADVVAEKSYINTSADAINQRILGRYENGLGKTWDDPNHMKFFDDGAVNFPYLSDGMWFLTQHKRWGLLKEHPDYLAVARQINQIDMYKDVAAAMKVSVPKDPMRSSKLLDGVVWDGKDPKNYADSFKVHA; from the coding sequence ATGAACGAACTGCTGGAACCGAAACTGAGCCGCCGCCGCGTGCTGCAGACCGCCGCCCTTGGCGTCACCGGGCTCGACCCCGCCCTGCGCGCCGCCGTCTGGGCCGCAGGTTCCGACAAGCCGGAAAAGGAGGAGGTCAAGATCGGCTTCATCCCCCTGACCGATTGCGCCAGCGTGGTAATGGCCTCGGTGCTGGGCATGGACAGGAAGTACGGCGTGAAGATCGTGCCCAGCAAGGAAGCGAGCTGGGCCGGCGTACGCGACAAGCTGGTCAATGGCGAGCTCGACATGGCCCATGTGCTCTACGGCCTCGTGTATGGCGTTCACGTCGGTGTCGGCGGACCGAAGAAGGACATGGCCGTGCTGATGGGACTGAACCGCAACGGCCAGTCGATCACGCTGTCCAAGGCACTCGCCGACAAGGGCGCGGTCGATGCCGCATCGCTCGCCAGGCTGATGGCCAAGGACAAACGCGAATACACCTTCGCCGGCACCTTCCCGACGAGCACGCACACCATGTGGCTCAACTACTGGTTGGCCTCGGCGGGCATCAGCCCGGTCAAGGATGCGAAGGTCATCGTGGTGCCGCCGCCGCAGATGGTCGCCAACATGCGGGTAGGCAACATGGACGGGTTCTGTGTGGGCGAGCCGTGGGGACAGCGCGCGATCATCGACAAGATCGGCGTGACCGCGATCACCACCCAGGACATCTGGAGGGACCACCCCGAGAAGGTGCTGGGCACGCGTGGCGAGTTCGTCAAGGCCAACCCCAACACCTGCCGCGCCGTGATGATGGCGGTGATGGAGGCAGGCAAGTGGATCGATGCCAACCTCCAGAACAAGACCCGGATGGCCGACGTGGTGGCCGAGAAGTCCTACATCAACACCAGCGCCGACGCCATCAACCAGCGCATCCTCGGCCGCTACGAGAACGGGCTTGGCAAGACCTGGGACGATCCCAACCACATGAAGTTCTTCGACGACGGCGCCGTGAACTTCCCGTACCTGTCCGACGGCATGTGGTTCCTCACGCAGCACAAGCGCTGGGGCCTCCTGAAGGAGCACCCCGACTACCTTGCGGTCGCCCGGCAAATCAACCAGATCGACATGTACAAGGATGTCGCCGCCGCGATGAAGGTCAGCGTGCCCAAGGACCCGATGCGCAGCAGCAAGCTGCTGGACGGCGTGGTCTGGGACGGCAAGGACCCGAAGAACTACGCCGATTCGTTCAAAGTCCATGCCTGA
- a CDS encoding nitrate regulatory protein: MKSGLSFLIAALRCEIDELDQLARTSALVATIGRLVHTLQRERGISNVLLASNGRRFAAQREMQIAACLNAEQAVRGAFDQLDIEAVRIGNGARLFSRIAWVLPGMDALPELRRRIGAMELSAADATAAFVKLVAGLLAVVFEAADGATDPEISRLLVAMFHFMQGKEFAGQERACGAAAFASGCNDGARQQQWLHLIESQERCFQVFVEFSGEALGELWRASQSAPQLAEQERLRRVACAAPAGVSLDADLSQVWFDCCSLRMDAMQAIDERLATDLRLLCEQKTARARAELQAREALFAQLTVEPGAAAAAFLDDMPPSDVRSIPPRTLAATAPIGRHLERSVLEMVQEQSHRLQAMGDELATVRAALNERKLVERAKGLLMAHRRLTEEEAHKMLRRTAMSQGRRLVEVAESVLSMAEYLQGDPVR, from the coding sequence ATGAAGTCCGGCCTGAGTTTCCTGATTGCCGCGCTGCGATGCGAGATCGACGAGCTCGATCAACTCGCGCGCACCAGCGCACTTGTCGCAACGATCGGCCGCTTGGTCCATACGCTGCAGCGCGAGCGCGGCATCTCGAACGTGCTGCTGGCCTCTAACGGCCGGCGCTTCGCGGCACAACGCGAGATGCAGATCGCCGCCTGCCTTAACGCCGAGCAGGCGGTGCGCGGCGCCTTCGACCAGCTCGATATCGAGGCGGTTCGCATCGGCAACGGCGCGCGCCTGTTCAGCCGCATCGCCTGGGTTCTGCCCGGCATGGACGCGCTGCCTGAACTGCGCCGCCGCATCGGCGCGATGGAACTCTCGGCGGCCGACGCCACGGCCGCTTTCGTCAAGCTGGTTGCCGGTCTGCTGGCAGTGGTCTTCGAGGCCGCGGATGGCGCCACCGACCCCGAGATCTCGCGCCTGCTGGTGGCGATGTTCCACTTCATGCAGGGCAAGGAGTTCGCCGGGCAGGAACGCGCCTGCGGGGCGGCGGCCTTCGCCTCCGGCTGCAATGACGGCGCGCGCCAGCAGCAATGGCTTCACCTCATCGAGTCGCAGGAGCGCTGCTTCCAGGTCTTCGTGGAGTTCTCGGGCGAGGCGCTGGGCGAACTCTGGCGCGCCAGCCAGTCCGCCCCGCAATTGGCCGAGCAGGAGCGACTGCGGCGTGTCGCATGCGCGGCGCCCGCGGGCGTGAGCCTGGATGCGGACTTGAGCCAGGTCTGGTTCGACTGCTGCTCCCTTCGCATGGACGCCATGCAGGCCATCGACGAGCGCCTGGCCACCGACCTGCGCCTTCTTTGCGAGCAGAAGACCGCGCGCGCCCGGGCCGAGTTGCAGGCCCGCGAGGCGCTCTTCGCCCAACTGACGGTCGAGCCCGGCGCGGCCGCCGCAGCCTTCCTCGACGATATGCCGCCCAGCGACGTGCGCAGCATCCCGCCGCGCACCTTGGCCGCGACCGCTCCCATCGGCCGCCACCTGGAACGCTCGGTGCTCGAGATGGTGCAGGAGCAATCCCATCGCCTGCAGGCCATGGGCGACGAGCTCGCGACCGTGCGCGCTGCCCTCAATGAACGCAAGCTGGTGGAGCGCGCCAAGGGCCTCCTGATGGCGCACCGCCGGCTCACCGAGGAAGAGGCCCACAAGATGCTGCGGCGAACCGCGATGAGCCAGGGGCGGCGGCTGGTCGAGGTGGCCGAATCGGTGCTCTCGATGGCCGAGTACCTGCAGGGCGATCCCGTGCGCTGA